In Bacillus sp. FJAT-45037, the following are encoded in one genomic region:
- a CDS encoding GntP family permease gives MDIQLTSLGTILALVVTIGLILIRVAPAYAMMTGAVVGGIIGGATIIETVGLMVGGAEGMAGVILRVLAAGVLAGVLIESGAAKTIAESILYKLGETKALLAVAGATMVLTGVGVFIGVAVLTVAPIALSIAKRANLSKMAVLLAISGGGKAGNIISPNPNTIAAAEAFQVPLTSVMLVGVVPAVAGLMMTFAIARKLRNVGAAVDESELPNDVKGDAPSLAKSLSAPAVAIALLLLQPLAGIQVDPLFALPIGGIVGAIVMGRAKHLNQYITSGLEKMAGVAILLLGTGTLAGIIAHSALIDQILIGIDALSLPAYFLAPIAGITMSAATGSTAAATAVAGNVFAPTILELGIHALAGAAMVHAGATVLDHLPHGTFFHITRASVGMDMKERMKLLPYETLVGFAIVVVSTLMFGVFGFLFFG, from the coding sequence GTGGATATACAGTTAACGTCACTAGGGACTATTCTTGCTCTCGTTGTGACGATTGGGTTAATTTTAATTCGTGTTGCACCAGCCTATGCAATGATGACAGGTGCTGTTGTGGGAGGAATCATTGGTGGAGCAACGATTATAGAAACCGTCGGCTTGATGGTTGGTGGAGCAGAGGGCATGGCAGGCGTTATTTTACGAGTGCTTGCAGCTGGCGTTTTGGCGGGGGTATTAATCGAGTCAGGTGCAGCAAAGACAATTGCAGAATCAATTTTGTACAAACTAGGTGAAACAAAAGCATTACTAGCCGTAGCTGGTGCCACCATGGTCTTAACCGGTGTTGGTGTATTTATTGGCGTAGCCGTCTTGACGGTTGCACCGATTGCGCTGTCGATTGCTAAGAGAGCTAATTTATCAAAGATGGCTGTGCTGTTGGCGATTTCTGGAGGGGGAAAAGCAGGAAATATTATTTCTCCTAATCCTAACACGATTGCTGCAGCTGAAGCCTTTCAAGTTCCATTAACTTCTGTGATGTTGGTTGGAGTAGTCCCAGCAGTCGCGGGATTAATGATGACTTTTGCCATTGCTCGGAAATTACGCAATGTAGGGGCAGCTGTCGATGAAAGTGAATTGCCAAATGACGTAAAAGGTGACGCTCCTAGTTTAGCGAAATCTCTTTCCGCTCCAGCTGTGGCTATTGCGTTATTGTTGTTGCAGCCACTCGCTGGTATTCAAGTCGACCCTTTATTTGCCTTGCCGATTGGTGGGATAGTCGGTGCTATTGTGATGGGCAGAGCGAAACATTTAAATCAATACATAACCTCAGGCCTTGAGAAAATGGCTGGAGTAGCGATTCTCCTTCTAGGAACGGGGACACTTGCTGGAATTATTGCGCACTCTGCATTGATTGATCAAATTTTAATTGGAATTGATGCGCTGAGCTTACCTGCATACTTTTTAGCACCAATTGCTGGTATTACCATGTCTGCAGCGACAGGTTCAACAGCGGCAGCGACTGCTGTTGCTGGGAATGTCTTCGCTCCGACTATTTTAGAGCTGGGAATTCATGCGTTGGCAGGTGCTGCAATGGTTCATGCAGGAGCGACTGTGTTAGATCACTTGCCACACGGGACGTTTTTTCATATTACAAGAGCGAGTGTAGGCATGGATATGAAGGAGCGTATGAAGCTTCTTCCTTATGAAACATTAGTCGGGTTTGCGATTGTTGTAGTTTCTACATTGATGTTTGGTGTATTTGGATTTCTTTTCTTTGGTTAA
- a CDS encoding glycerophosphodiester phosphodiesterase gives MSITKIFAHRGSSVNHPENTMAAFEAAYEVGADGIEFDVQLSQDLVPIVIHDATLDRTTSGRGLVSKHCIEELKRLDAGEWFAPNFREERIPTLEEVLIWATDKHVMLNIELKESVHQREQMIKTVIPLIKEYQLESSVILSSFDHVLISKLQRVAPGIETAVIVTAALFEPEHYIKQLGVTGYHFKSNYLLEQEAKKLINQGIQIRPYTVNEENVLEMYKTWGCAGIFTDDPELGVKVRGH, from the coding sequence ATGAGTATCACTAAAATCTTTGCCCATCGTGGTTCATCTGTTAATCATCCTGAAAATACAATGGCTGCTTTTGAAGCAGCGTATGAAGTTGGCGCAGACGGTATCGAATTCGATGTTCAACTTAGTCAGGATTTAGTACCAATCGTGATTCATGATGCTACGCTTGATCGAACGACGTCTGGAAGGGGATTAGTATCTAAACATTGTATTGAAGAATTAAAGAGGTTAGATGCAGGCGAATGGTTTGCTCCCAATTTTAGAGAAGAACGAATTCCAACCCTGGAAGAAGTGCTTATTTGGGCAACAGATAAACACGTCATGTTGAATATTGAGTTAAAAGAAAGCGTTCATCAACGAGAACAAATGATAAAAACGGTAATCCCTCTGATCAAAGAATATCAGCTAGAGTCTTCTGTTATTCTTTCTTCATTTGACCATGTGCTTATATCTAAGTTGCAGAGGGTGGCACCAGGTATTGAAACGGCTGTTATCGTCACCGCTGCCCTATTTGAACCTGAACATTATATTAAACAGCTTGGAGTAACTGGGTATCACTTTAAATCCAACTATCTCCTTGAACAAGAAGCCAAAAAATTAATCAATCAAGGCATACAGATTAGACCTTATACAGTAAACGAGGAAAATGTGTTAGAGATGTACAAGACGTGGGGATGTGCGGGAATATTTACCGATGACCCTGAACTTGGAGTGAAAGTTCGAGGACATTAA
- a CDS encoding YfhD family protein, with translation MKKNQKQNHGQYDDIEFSQEVADAADQEAMKRMQAADKRATEKKRT, from the coding sequence ATGAAAAAAAATCAAAAACAAAACCATGGTCAATATGATGACATAGAATTTTCTCAAGAAGTAGCAGATGCCGCGGATCAAGAAGCGATGAAGCGTATGCAAGCGGCTGACAAGCGTGCTACCGAGAAAAAGAGAACGTAA